The DNA sequence AACTTACCACCGCCCAGCCTGTTTCCGAAGTCACGCTGACGTGAGCTGCGTTACATCGTGTCCACGAAGACGATCTCGGCGTCTTCGATACTTTTCAGACGGATCGTCTCGGCGCCGGTGATGGCGGCCCCGTCGCGGGCCTTCAGCACATGGCCGTTCAGGCTGACAGATCCGGCGGCCAGCACGAGATAGCCATGTCGGCCGGGCGCGACCTCATAGTCCAGCGTATCCCCGGCGCAGAGCGTTGCGCCCATGACCTTTGCGTCCTGCTTGATCGGCAGGGCATCGCCTTCGCCGTCACCGGCAGCAAACACGGTCCACGTGCCGGAGCGGCTGCCTTTCGGGAATTCGCGCGTGCCCCAGCCCGGCTGGCCGCCCTGTTCGCGCGGCAGGATCCAGATCTGGAACAGCTGGCAGGTTTCGTCATCGGCATTCCATTCCGAATGCTGTACGCCGGCCCCGGCGCTCATCACCTGAACATCGCCCGCCTCGGTGCGGCCGGTATTGCCCATCGAGTCCTTGTGGGTGATCGCGCCTTTGCGGACATAGGTGATGATTTCCATGGACTGGTGACCATGCGGCGGAAAGCCGGTGTGCGGCTGGATCGTGTCGTCGTTCCACACGCGCAGGGCGCCTTCGCCCATGCGGTGCGGGTCGTGATAGCCGGAAAACGAGAAATGATAGTTCGCGTCCAGCCATTCATTGCGGAAACGGCCGAGGCGGTCGAACGGGCGGAGGTCAATCATGGCGGGCTCCTTCAGGTGCCGTATTGCTTGCTTTGCAGCGAATATGACGTGAAGCGCGCGGGGCTGTAGGGTGGGGCGGCAAACAAGACTTATG is a window from the uncultured Hyphomonas sp. genome containing:
- a CDS encoding pirin family protein, which translates into the protein MIDLRPFDRLGRFRNEWLDANYHFSFSGYHDPHRMGEGALRVWNDDTIQPHTGFPPHGHQSMEIITYVRKGAITHKDSMGNTGRTEAGDVQVMSAGAGVQHSEWNADDETCQLFQIWILPREQGGQPGWGTREFPKGSRSGTWTVFAAGDGEGDALPIKQDAKVMGATLCAGDTLDYEVAPGRHGYLVLAAGSVSLNGHVLKARDGAAITGAETIRLKSIEDAEIVFVDTM